A genomic window from Phaseolus vulgaris cultivar G19833 unplaced genomic scaffold, P. vulgaris v2.0 scaffold_1131, whole genome shotgun sequence includes:
- the LOC137817759 gene encoding uncharacterized protein, with protein sequence MEGDRIQELKHACKFCGKCFPCGRSLGGHMRSHITNLSSEEKEKLPSRKLFSSSLNNDGDKDSEAAATNAAYGLRENPKKTWRISDHSSEDALVFDKFCKECGKAFHSWKALFGHMKCHSEKERLSNSLEDQDSWTNAKVVMDSQSDNEATAPNKRRRSKRRTRYTVASAAATSSVVSFANPSSSLSEVEQEQEEVAMSLMMLSRDVSPWSGPHSVAESSDNNSAYFEARSSVRTNLVAKFDGNSNFTPNTARMIKQSDNKWEVGNSENPNSIRGKSSQRLTTTAATVEIAENGFRVNKSGVSSIGYEKVNKSELQYVSALGDSEGEHGRSRVNGPESILSKSTTTGNKYYSIKTKFLGSELKSNKNWVDKASEAESSKNSNKRGKFECTTCNKTFHSYQALGGHRASHKKIKGCFASRNESSENSIETDLPPDPITTENKLMSNTDREYLGESQHGAGFHDEVETVTESKKSKGHECPICLKVFPSGQALGGHKRSHMTGGSESRNFQTVVLQEPVAEIRDFLDLNLPAATEEESNSHADSNRPWWVVEGNHKQEALVGLIL encoded by the coding sequence ATGGAAGGAGATCGAATTCAGGAATTGAAACACGCGTGCAAGTTTTGCGGCAAGTGCTTCCCTTGTGGCAGATCCTTGGGGGGTCACATGAGGTCTCATATCACCAACTTGTCGTCGGAGGAAAAAGAAAAGCTTCCGTCGCGGAAGCTTTTTTCGTCGTCTCTCAACAATGATGGAGACAAAGATTCTGAAGCTGCTGCAACCAACGCTGCCTATGGCCTCCGAGAGAACCCCAAGAAGACTTGGAGAATCTCAGATCATTCGAGCGAAGACGCTTTGGTGTTTGACAAGTTCTGCAAAGAGTGTGGCAAAGCGTTCCACTCTTGGAAGGCCTTGTTTGGGCACATGAAATGCCACTCCGAGAAAGAGAGACTTTCCAACAGCTTGGAAGATCAAGATTCGTGGACTAATGCTAAGGTGGTCATGGATAGTCAGTCTGATAACGAAGCAACTGCTCCGAATAAGAGAAGAAGGTCCAAGAGAAGAACAAGGTACACGGTTGCTTCTGCTGCAGCAACTTCTTCGGTTGTGTCTTTTGCCAATCCTTCCTCTTCTCTCTCTGAGGTTGagcaagagcaagaagaggttgctATGAGCTTGATGATGCTTAGTAGGGATGTGAGTCCTTGGAGTGGTCCTCATTCTGTTGCCGAGTCCTCTGACAACAACTCTGCTTATTTCGAAGCTCGATCTTCAGTTCGAACTAATCTGGTTGCCAAATTTGATGGCAACAGTAACTTCACGCCTAACACAGCAAGAATGATCAAGCAAAGTGATAATAAGTGGGAGGTTGGGAATTCGGAAAATCCCAACTCAATCCGAGGAAAGAGTTCACAACGTTTGACTACTACTGCTGCTACTGTGGAGATTGCTGAAAATGGATTTAGAGTGAACAAAAGTGGAGTTTCCAGTATAGGATATGAAAAGGTCAACAAGTCTGAGCTTCAGTATGTGTCTGCATTGGGGGATTCAGAAGGGGAACATGGGAGGAGCAGAGTCAATGGACCAGAATCGATTTTATCAAAGTCCACTACTACTGGCAACAAGTACTATTCGATCAAGACAAAGTTTCTCGGTTCTGAGTTGAAGTCAAACAAGAACTGGGTGGACAAGGCTTCAGAAGCTGAATCTAGCAAGAACTCTAATAAGAGAGGCAAGTTTGAGTGTACCACTTGCAATAAAACCTTCCACTCATACCAAGCTCTTGGGGGGCATAGAGCTAGCCACAAGAAGATCAAGGGGTGTTTTGCTTCGAGAAATGAGAGCAGCGAGAACAGCATTGAAACTGATCTCCCTCCTGACCCAATAACAACTGAAAACAAGCTCATGAGTAACACTGACCGTGAGTATCTGGGGGAAAGTCAACATGGTGCTGGTTTTCATGATGAGGTGGAAACAGTTACTGAGTCCAAGAAGAGCAAGGGGCACGAGTGCCCAATTTGCCTCAAAGTTTTTCCATCAGGCCAAGCCTTGGGTGGCCACAAGAGATCTCATATGACTGGTGGGTCTGAGAGTAGAAACTTTCAAACAGTTGTACTTCAGGAACCAGTGGCAGAAATTAGGGACTTCCTTGATCTTAATCTTCCTGCTGCTACTGAGGAAGAAAGCAATAGTCATGCTGACTCTAACAGACCCTGGTGGGTAGTAGAAGGCAACCACAAGCAGGAGGCACTGGTAGGCCTGATCTTATAG